A genomic region of Ictidomys tridecemlineatus isolate mIctTri1 chromosome 10, mIctTri1.hap1, whole genome shotgun sequence contains the following coding sequences:
- the Plod3 gene encoding multifunctional procollagen lysine hydroxylase and glycosyltransferase LH3 isoform X1 has translation MASTGPGPRLLLLLLLLLPPPPAASASDRPRGSKPVNPESQARGWEVSSTHSWLTLEKLLVITVATAETEGYRRFLQSAEYFNYTVRTLGLGEDWRGGDVARTVGGGQKVRWLKKEMEKYADQEDMVIMFVDSYDVILAGSPSELLKKFIQSGSRLLFSAEGFCWPEWGLAEQYPEVGTGKRFLNSGGFIGFAPTIHQIVRQWKYKDDDDDQLFYTRLYLDPGLREKLSLNLDHKSRIFQNLNGALDEVVLKFDRNRVRIRNVAYDTLPVVVHGNGPTKLQLNYLGNYVPNGWTPQGGCGFCNRDRRTLPGGQPPPRVLLAVFVEQPTPFLPRFLQRLLLLDYPPDRITLFLHNNEVYHEPHIADSWHQLQDHFSAVKLVGPEEALSPGEARDMAMDTCRQDPECEFYFSLDADAVLTNMQTLRILIEQNRKVIAPMLSRHGKLWSNFWGALSPDEYYARSEDYVELVQRKRMGVWNVPYISQAYVIRGETLRTELPEREVFSGSDTDPDMAFCKSLRDKGIFLHLSNQHEFGRLLATSRYDTDHLHPDLWQIFDNPVDWREQYIHENYSRALDGEGLVEQPCPPLQPCPDVYWFPLLSEQMCDELVEEMESYGQWSGGRHEDSRLAGGYENVPTVDIHMKQVGYEDQWLQLLRTYVGPMTESLFPGYHTKTRAVMNFVVRYRPDEQPSLRPHHDSSTFTLNVALNHKGLDYEGGGCRFLRYDCVISSPRKGWGLLHPGRLTHYHEGLPTTRGTRYIMVSFVDP, from the exons ATGGCCTCGACCGGCCCGGGCCCCcggctcctgctgctgctgctcctgctgctgccgccgcctcCTGCGGCCTCCGCCTCCGACCGGCCTCGGGGCAGCAAGCCGGTCAACCCAG AGAGTCAGGCACGTGGCTGGGAAGTCTCAAGTACCCATTCCTGGCTGACCTTAGAGAAGTTGCTGGTGATCACCGTGGCCACCGCGGAAACAGAGGGATACCGGCGTTTCTTGCAGTCTGCTGAGTACTTCAACTATACTGTGCGG ACCCTGGGCCTGGGAGAGGACTGGAGAGGGGGTGATGTGGCTCGAACAGTTGGTGGAGGACAGAAGGTCAGAtggctaaagaaagaaatggaaaagtatGCAGACCAGGAAGACATGGTCATCATGTTTGTAGACAG CTATGATGTGATTCTGGCTGGCAGCCCCTCAGAGCTGCTAAAGAAGTTCATCCAGAGTGGCAGCCGATTGCTGTTCTCTGCAGAAGGCTTCTGCTGGCCTGAGTGGGGGTTGGCAGAGCAGTATCCTGAGGTGGGCACGGGCAAGCGCTTCCTCAACTCCGGTG GATTCATTGGCTTCGCCCCCACTATCCACCAAATCGTCCGCCAGTGGAAGTACAAGGACGATGATGATGATCAGCTGTTCTATACGAGGCTCTATCTGGACCCCGGGCTGAGG GAGAAACTCAGCCTTAATCTGGATCATAAGTCCCGGATCTTCCAGAACCTCAATGGGGCTTTAG ACGAGGTGGTTCTAAAGTTCGATCGGAATCGTGTGCGCATCCGGAACGTGGCCTATGACACACTCCCCGTCGTGGTCCATGGAAATGGTCCCACTAAG CTGCAGCTGAACTACCTGGGAAACTATGTCCCCAATGGCTGGACTCCCCAGGGAGGCTGTGGATTCTGCAACCGGGACCGGAGGACACTCCCGGGGGGGCAG CCTCCCCCCCGGGTGCTGCTGGCCGTGTTTGTGGAACAGCCCACCCCGTTCCTGCCCCGCTTCCTGCAGCGGCTGCTGCTCCTGGACTACCCCCCTGACAGGATCACCCTCTTTCTGCACAACAAC GAGGTATACCATGAGCCGCACATCGCGGACTCCTGGCATCAGCTCCAGGACCACTTCTCAGCTGTGAAGCTGGTGGGGCCagaagaggccctgagcccaggcgAGGCCAGGGACATGGCCAT GGACACTTGTCGGCAGGACCCTGAGTGTGAATTCTACTTCAGTCTGGATGCCGATGCCGTCCTCACCAACATGCAGACCCTGCGCATCCTCATCGAGCAGAACAG GAAGGTGATCGCCCCCATGCTGTCCCGCCATGGCAAGCTGTGGTCCAACTTCTGGGGGGCCCTGAGCCCCGATGAGTACTACGCCCGCTCCGAGGACTACGTGGAGCTTGTGCAGCGGAAGCGCAT GGGCGTGTGGAACGTGCCCTACATATCCCAGGCATATGTGATCCGTGGGGAAACCCTGAGGACAGAGCTGCCCGAGAGGGAGGTGTTTTCGGGCAGTGACACTGACCCGGACATGGCCTTCTGTAAGAGCCTGCGAGACAAG GGCATCTTCCTCCACCTCAGCAATCAGCACGAGTTTGGCCGGCTGCTGGCCACCTCCCGCTACGACACTGACCACCTGCATCCCGACCTCTGGCAGATCTTCGACAACCCCGTC GACTGGAGGGAGCAGTACATTCACGAGAACTACAGCCGGGCGCTGGACGGGGAGGGGCTGGTGGAACAG CCCTGTCCCCCTCTGCAGCCATGCCCGGATGTCTACTGGTTCCCACTGCTGTCAGAGCAAATGTGTGATGAGCTGGTGGAGGAGATGGAGAGCTATGGCCAGTGGTCGGGAGGCCGGCACGAG GATTCAAGGCTGGCTGGGGGCTATGAGAACGTCCCCACCGTGGACATCCACATGAAGCAGGTGGGCTACGAGGACCAGTGGCTGCAGCTGCTGAGGACGTACGTGGGACCCATGACTGAGAGCCTGTTCCCTGGCTACCACACCAAG ACCCGGGCAGTAATGAACTTCGTGGTCCGCTACCGGCCGGATGAGCAGCCCTCTCTGCGGCCACACCACGACTCATCCACCTTCACCCTCAATGTCGCCCTCAACCACAAAGGCCTGGACTATGAG GGAGGTGGCTGCCGCTTCCTGCGCTATGACTGTGTGATCTCATCCCcgagaaagggctggggactccTGCACCCTGGCCGCCTCACCCACTACCACGAGGGGCTGCCCACGACACGCGGCACTCGCTACATCATGGTGTCCTTTGTCGACCCCTGA
- the Plod3 gene encoding multifunctional procollagen lysine hydroxylase and glycosyltransferase LH3 isoform X3: MASTGPGPRLLLLLLLLLPPPPAASASDRPRGSKPVNPEKLLVITVATAETEGYRRFLQSAEYFNYTVRTLGLGEDWRGGDVARTVGGGQKVRWLKKEMEKYADQEDMVIMFVDSYDVILAGSPSELLKKFIQSGSRLLFSAEGFCWPEWGLAEQYPEVGTGKRFLNSGGFIGFAPTIHQIVRQWKYKDDDDDQLFYTRLYLDPGLREKLSLNLDHKSRIFQNLNGALDEVVLKFDRNRVRIRNVAYDTLPVVVHGNGPTKLQLNYLGNYVPNGWTPQGGCGFCNRDRRTLPGGQPPPRVLLAVFVEQPTPFLPRFLQRLLLLDYPPDRITLFLHNNEVYHEPHIADSWHQLQDHFSAVKLVGPEEALSPGEARDMAMDTCRQDPECEFYFSLDADAVLTNMQTLRILIEQNRKVIAPMLSRHGKLWSNFWGALSPDEYYARSEDYVELVQRKRMGVWNVPYISQAYVIRGETLRTELPEREVFSGSDTDPDMAFCKSLRDKGIFLHLSNQHEFGRLLATSRYDTDHLHPDLWQIFDNPVDWREQYIHENYSRALDGEGLVEQPCPDVYWFPLLSEQMCDELVEEMESYGQWSGGRHEDSRLAGGYENVPTVDIHMKQVGYEDQWLQLLRTYVGPMTESLFPGYHTKTRAVMNFVVRYRPDEQPSLRPHHDSSTFTLNVALNHKGLDYEGGGCRFLRYDCVISSPRKGWGLLHPGRLTHYHEGLPTTRGTRYIMVSFVDP, encoded by the exons ATGGCCTCGACCGGCCCGGGCCCCcggctcctgctgctgctgctcctgctgctgccgccgcctcCTGCGGCCTCCGCCTCCGACCGGCCTCGGGGCAGCAAGCCGGTCAACCCAG AGAAGTTGCTGGTGATCACCGTGGCCACCGCGGAAACAGAGGGATACCGGCGTTTCTTGCAGTCTGCTGAGTACTTCAACTATACTGTGCGG ACCCTGGGCCTGGGAGAGGACTGGAGAGGGGGTGATGTGGCTCGAACAGTTGGTGGAGGACAGAAGGTCAGAtggctaaagaaagaaatggaaaagtatGCAGACCAGGAAGACATGGTCATCATGTTTGTAGACAG CTATGATGTGATTCTGGCTGGCAGCCCCTCAGAGCTGCTAAAGAAGTTCATCCAGAGTGGCAGCCGATTGCTGTTCTCTGCAGAAGGCTTCTGCTGGCCTGAGTGGGGGTTGGCAGAGCAGTATCCTGAGGTGGGCACGGGCAAGCGCTTCCTCAACTCCGGTG GATTCATTGGCTTCGCCCCCACTATCCACCAAATCGTCCGCCAGTGGAAGTACAAGGACGATGATGATGATCAGCTGTTCTATACGAGGCTCTATCTGGACCCCGGGCTGAGG GAGAAACTCAGCCTTAATCTGGATCATAAGTCCCGGATCTTCCAGAACCTCAATGGGGCTTTAG ACGAGGTGGTTCTAAAGTTCGATCGGAATCGTGTGCGCATCCGGAACGTGGCCTATGACACACTCCCCGTCGTGGTCCATGGAAATGGTCCCACTAAG CTGCAGCTGAACTACCTGGGAAACTATGTCCCCAATGGCTGGACTCCCCAGGGAGGCTGTGGATTCTGCAACCGGGACCGGAGGACACTCCCGGGGGGGCAG CCTCCCCCCCGGGTGCTGCTGGCCGTGTTTGTGGAACAGCCCACCCCGTTCCTGCCCCGCTTCCTGCAGCGGCTGCTGCTCCTGGACTACCCCCCTGACAGGATCACCCTCTTTCTGCACAACAAC GAGGTATACCATGAGCCGCACATCGCGGACTCCTGGCATCAGCTCCAGGACCACTTCTCAGCTGTGAAGCTGGTGGGGCCagaagaggccctgagcccaggcgAGGCCAGGGACATGGCCAT GGACACTTGTCGGCAGGACCCTGAGTGTGAATTCTACTTCAGTCTGGATGCCGATGCCGTCCTCACCAACATGCAGACCCTGCGCATCCTCATCGAGCAGAACAG GAAGGTGATCGCCCCCATGCTGTCCCGCCATGGCAAGCTGTGGTCCAACTTCTGGGGGGCCCTGAGCCCCGATGAGTACTACGCCCGCTCCGAGGACTACGTGGAGCTTGTGCAGCGGAAGCGCAT GGGCGTGTGGAACGTGCCCTACATATCCCAGGCATATGTGATCCGTGGGGAAACCCTGAGGACAGAGCTGCCCGAGAGGGAGGTGTTTTCGGGCAGTGACACTGACCCGGACATGGCCTTCTGTAAGAGCCTGCGAGACAAG GGCATCTTCCTCCACCTCAGCAATCAGCACGAGTTTGGCCGGCTGCTGGCCACCTCCCGCTACGACACTGACCACCTGCATCCCGACCTCTGGCAGATCTTCGACAACCCCGTC GACTGGAGGGAGCAGTACATTCACGAGAACTACAGCCGGGCGCTGGACGGGGAGGGGCTGGTGGAACAG CCATGCCCGGATGTCTACTGGTTCCCACTGCTGTCAGAGCAAATGTGTGATGAGCTGGTGGAGGAGATGGAGAGCTATGGCCAGTGGTCGGGAGGCCGGCACGAG GATTCAAGGCTGGCTGGGGGCTATGAGAACGTCCCCACCGTGGACATCCACATGAAGCAGGTGGGCTACGAGGACCAGTGGCTGCAGCTGCTGAGGACGTACGTGGGACCCATGACTGAGAGCCTGTTCCCTGGCTACCACACCAAG ACCCGGGCAGTAATGAACTTCGTGGTCCGCTACCGGCCGGATGAGCAGCCCTCTCTGCGGCCACACCACGACTCATCCACCTTCACCCTCAATGTCGCCCTCAACCACAAAGGCCTGGACTATGAG GGAGGTGGCTGCCGCTTCCTGCGCTATGACTGTGTGATCTCATCCCcgagaaagggctggggactccTGCACCCTGGCCGCCTCACCCACTACCACGAGGGGCTGCCCACGACACGCGGCACTCGCTACATCATGGTGTCCTTTGTCGACCCCTGA
- the Plod3 gene encoding multifunctional procollagen lysine hydroxylase and glycosyltransferase LH3 isoform X2, with the protein MASTGPGPRLLLLLLLLLPPPPAASASDRPRGSKPVNPESQARGWEVSSTHSWLTLEKLLVITVATAETEGYRRFLQSAEYFNYTVRTLGLGEDWRGGDVARTVGGGQKVRWLKKEMEKYADQEDMVIMFVDSYDVILAGSPSELLKKFIQSGSRLLFSAEGFCWPEWGLAEQYPEVGTGKRFLNSGGFIGFAPTIHQIVRQWKYKDDDDDQLFYTRLYLDPGLREKLSLNLDHKSRIFQNLNGALDEVVLKFDRNRVRIRNVAYDTLPVVVHGNGPTKLQLNYLGNYVPNGWTPQGGCGFCNRDRRTLPGGQPPPRVLLAVFVEQPTPFLPRFLQRLLLLDYPPDRITLFLHNNEVYHEPHIADSWHQLQDHFSAVKLVGPEEALSPGEARDMAMDTCRQDPECEFYFSLDADAVLTNMQTLRILIEQNRKVIAPMLSRHGKLWSNFWGALSPDEYYARSEDYVELVQRKRMGVWNVPYISQAYVIRGETLRTELPEREVFSGSDTDPDMAFCKSLRDKGIFLHLSNQHEFGRLLATSRYDTDHLHPDLWQIFDNPVDWREQYIHENYSRALDGEGLVEQPCPDVYWFPLLSEQMCDELVEEMESYGQWSGGRHEDSRLAGGYENVPTVDIHMKQVGYEDQWLQLLRTYVGPMTESLFPGYHTKTRAVMNFVVRYRPDEQPSLRPHHDSSTFTLNVALNHKGLDYEGGGCRFLRYDCVISSPRKGWGLLHPGRLTHYHEGLPTTRGTRYIMVSFVDP; encoded by the exons ATGGCCTCGACCGGCCCGGGCCCCcggctcctgctgctgctgctcctgctgctgccgccgcctcCTGCGGCCTCCGCCTCCGACCGGCCTCGGGGCAGCAAGCCGGTCAACCCAG AGAGTCAGGCACGTGGCTGGGAAGTCTCAAGTACCCATTCCTGGCTGACCTTAGAGAAGTTGCTGGTGATCACCGTGGCCACCGCGGAAACAGAGGGATACCGGCGTTTCTTGCAGTCTGCTGAGTACTTCAACTATACTGTGCGG ACCCTGGGCCTGGGAGAGGACTGGAGAGGGGGTGATGTGGCTCGAACAGTTGGTGGAGGACAGAAGGTCAGAtggctaaagaaagaaatggaaaagtatGCAGACCAGGAAGACATGGTCATCATGTTTGTAGACAG CTATGATGTGATTCTGGCTGGCAGCCCCTCAGAGCTGCTAAAGAAGTTCATCCAGAGTGGCAGCCGATTGCTGTTCTCTGCAGAAGGCTTCTGCTGGCCTGAGTGGGGGTTGGCAGAGCAGTATCCTGAGGTGGGCACGGGCAAGCGCTTCCTCAACTCCGGTG GATTCATTGGCTTCGCCCCCACTATCCACCAAATCGTCCGCCAGTGGAAGTACAAGGACGATGATGATGATCAGCTGTTCTATACGAGGCTCTATCTGGACCCCGGGCTGAGG GAGAAACTCAGCCTTAATCTGGATCATAAGTCCCGGATCTTCCAGAACCTCAATGGGGCTTTAG ACGAGGTGGTTCTAAAGTTCGATCGGAATCGTGTGCGCATCCGGAACGTGGCCTATGACACACTCCCCGTCGTGGTCCATGGAAATGGTCCCACTAAG CTGCAGCTGAACTACCTGGGAAACTATGTCCCCAATGGCTGGACTCCCCAGGGAGGCTGTGGATTCTGCAACCGGGACCGGAGGACACTCCCGGGGGGGCAG CCTCCCCCCCGGGTGCTGCTGGCCGTGTTTGTGGAACAGCCCACCCCGTTCCTGCCCCGCTTCCTGCAGCGGCTGCTGCTCCTGGACTACCCCCCTGACAGGATCACCCTCTTTCTGCACAACAAC GAGGTATACCATGAGCCGCACATCGCGGACTCCTGGCATCAGCTCCAGGACCACTTCTCAGCTGTGAAGCTGGTGGGGCCagaagaggccctgagcccaggcgAGGCCAGGGACATGGCCAT GGACACTTGTCGGCAGGACCCTGAGTGTGAATTCTACTTCAGTCTGGATGCCGATGCCGTCCTCACCAACATGCAGACCCTGCGCATCCTCATCGAGCAGAACAG GAAGGTGATCGCCCCCATGCTGTCCCGCCATGGCAAGCTGTGGTCCAACTTCTGGGGGGCCCTGAGCCCCGATGAGTACTACGCCCGCTCCGAGGACTACGTGGAGCTTGTGCAGCGGAAGCGCAT GGGCGTGTGGAACGTGCCCTACATATCCCAGGCATATGTGATCCGTGGGGAAACCCTGAGGACAGAGCTGCCCGAGAGGGAGGTGTTTTCGGGCAGTGACACTGACCCGGACATGGCCTTCTGTAAGAGCCTGCGAGACAAG GGCATCTTCCTCCACCTCAGCAATCAGCACGAGTTTGGCCGGCTGCTGGCCACCTCCCGCTACGACACTGACCACCTGCATCCCGACCTCTGGCAGATCTTCGACAACCCCGTC GACTGGAGGGAGCAGTACATTCACGAGAACTACAGCCGGGCGCTGGACGGGGAGGGGCTGGTGGAACAG CCATGCCCGGATGTCTACTGGTTCCCACTGCTGTCAGAGCAAATGTGTGATGAGCTGGTGGAGGAGATGGAGAGCTATGGCCAGTGGTCGGGAGGCCGGCACGAG GATTCAAGGCTGGCTGGGGGCTATGAGAACGTCCCCACCGTGGACATCCACATGAAGCAGGTGGGCTACGAGGACCAGTGGCTGCAGCTGCTGAGGACGTACGTGGGACCCATGACTGAGAGCCTGTTCCCTGGCTACCACACCAAG ACCCGGGCAGTAATGAACTTCGTGGTCCGCTACCGGCCGGATGAGCAGCCCTCTCTGCGGCCACACCACGACTCATCCACCTTCACCCTCAATGTCGCCCTCAACCACAAAGGCCTGGACTATGAG GGAGGTGGCTGCCGCTTCCTGCGCTATGACTGTGTGATCTCATCCCcgagaaagggctggggactccTGCACCCTGGCCGCCTCACCCACTACCACGAGGGGCTGCCCACGACACGCGGCACTCGCTACATCATGGTGTCCTTTGTCGACCCCTGA
- the Znhit1 gene encoding zinc finger HIT domain-containing protein 1 isoform X2, protein MQAPRQVRSQDPGQRRVLDRAARQRRINRQLEALENDNFQDDPHAGLPQLGKRLPQFDDDADTGKKKKKTRGDHFKLRFRKNFQALLEEQNLSVAEGPNYLTACAGPPSRPQRPFCAVCGFPSPYTCVSCGARYCTVRCLGTHQETRCLKWTV, encoded by the exons ATGCAGGCGCCGAGACAAG TTCGCTCCCAGGACCCTGGACAGCGCCGGGTGCTGGACCGGGCTGCCCGGCAGCGCCGCATCAACAGGCAGCTCGAGGCCTTGGAGAATGACAACTTCCAGGATGACCCCCACGCAGGCCTCCCCCAGCTCGGCAAGAGGCTGCCTCAGTTTGACGATGATGCAGACACTG gaaagaaaaaaaagaaaactcggGGTGATCATTTTAAACTCCGCTTCCGAAAAAACTTCCAGGCCTTGCTGGAGGAGCAG AACCTGAGCGTGGCAGAGGGCCCCAACTACCTGACGGCCTGCGCAGGTCCCCCGTCCCGGCCCCAGCGCCCCTTCTGTGCTGTGTGCGGCTTCCCTTCCCCCTACACCTGTGTCAGCTGCGGAGCGCGGTACTGCACGGTGCGATGTCTGGGCACCCACCAGGAGACCAG GTGTCTGAAGTGGACTGTCTGA
- the Znhit1 gene encoding zinc finger HIT domain-containing protein 1 isoform X1, with product MVEKKTSVRSQDPGQRRVLDRAARQRRINRQLEALENDNFQDDPHAGLPQLGKRLPQFDDDADTGKKKKKTRGDHFKLRFRKNFQALLEEQNLSVAEGPNYLTACAGPPSRPQRPFCAVCGFPSPYTCVSCGARYCTVRCLGTHQETRCLKWTV from the exons ATGGTGGAGAAAAAAACTTCGG TTCGCTCCCAGGACCCTGGACAGCGCCGGGTGCTGGACCGGGCTGCCCGGCAGCGCCGCATCAACAGGCAGCTCGAGGCCTTGGAGAATGACAACTTCCAGGATGACCCCCACGCAGGCCTCCCCCAGCTCGGCAAGAGGCTGCCTCAGTTTGACGATGATGCAGACACTG gaaagaaaaaaaagaaaactcggGGTGATCATTTTAAACTCCGCTTCCGAAAAAACTTCCAGGCCTTGCTGGAGGAGCAG AACCTGAGCGTGGCAGAGGGCCCCAACTACCTGACGGCCTGCGCAGGTCCCCCGTCCCGGCCCCAGCGCCCCTTCTGTGCTGTGTGCGGCTTCCCTTCCCCCTACACCTGTGTCAGCTGCGGAGCGCGGTACTGCACGGTGCGATGTCTGGGCACCCACCAGGAGACCAG GTGTCTGAAGTGGACTGTCTGA